The proteins below are encoded in one region of Flavobacterium sp. IMCC34852:
- a CDS encoding PLP-dependent cysteine synthase family protein: MKEDIKAHDNVLSLIGNTPLIKLNRITESLPGNFYAKVEAFNPGHSTKDRIALYIIEEAEKQGILTPGDTIIETTSGNTGFSLAMVSIIKGYNCILAVSSKSSKDKIDMLRSLGAKVYVCPAHVSADDERSYYNVAKRLHEETKGSVYINQYFNQLNIDAHYKSTGPEIWEQTNGKITHLVACSGTGGTISGAAKYLKEQNPNIRILGVDAFGSVLKKYHETKEFDVEEIYPYRIEGLGKNLIPTATDFDAIDHFMKVTDEESAHTTREIAKKEGLFVGYTSGAVMQAIKQYAEEGEFDENSNVIAIFPDHGSRYMSKVYSDDWMNEQGFFDSVNAEEAQKIEFIK; the protein is encoded by the coding sequence ATGAAAGAAGATATAAAAGCTCACGATAATGTACTAAGTTTAATAGGAAATACACCTCTTATTAAATTGAACAGAATCACAGAATCTTTACCCGGAAATTTTTATGCTAAGGTTGAAGCTTTCAACCCTGGTCATTCCACCAAAGACAGAATTGCGTTATATATTATTGAAGAAGCGGAAAAACAAGGTATTCTAACTCCCGGTGATACTATCATCGAGACTACCTCGGGGAATACCGGTTTTAGTTTGGCCATGGTTAGTATCATTAAAGGGTACAACTGTATCTTAGCCGTTAGTTCAAAATCTTCCAAAGATAAGATTGACATGTTGCGTAGTTTAGGCGCCAAAGTATATGTTTGTCCGGCACATGTTTCTGCCGATGACGAACGTTCTTACTACAACGTTGCCAAACGTTTGCATGAAGAAACCAAAGGTTCGGTATACATCAATCAGTATTTTAACCAATTGAATATTGATGCCCATTACAAGTCAACGGGTCCGGAAATTTGGGAACAAACTAATGGTAAAATTACTCATTTAGTTGCTTGTAGCGGAACCGGTGGTACCATTTCAGGAGCTGCTAAATATTTAAAAGAACAAAATCCGAATATCAGAATTTTAGGTGTTGATGCTTTTGGTTCGGTGTTGAAAAAATACCACGAAACTAAAGAGTTTGATGTTGAAGAAATTTACCCATACAGAATTGAAGGTTTAGGGAAAAATTTAATTCCAACTGCTACTGATTTTGATGCCATTGATCATTTCATGAAAGTGACCGATGAAGAGAGTGCGCATACTACTCGTGAAATTGCTAAAAAAGAAGGATTGTTTGTTGGTTATACTTCGGGTGCCGTTATGCAAGCCATTAAGCAATATGCCGAAGAAGGTGAATTTGATGAAAACAGCAATGTAATCGCCATTTTCCCGGATCACGGTTCTCGATACATGAGTAAAGTGTACAGTGATGATTGGATGAATGAGCAAGGATTCTTTGATAGTGTAAATGCCGAAGAAGCACAAAAAATTGAATTTATCAAGTAA
- a CDS encoding YebC/PmpR family DNA-binding transcriptional regulator, whose protein sequence is MGRAFEFRKGRKMKRWAAMAKAFTRIGKDIVMAVKEGGPNPEANSRLRAVMQNAKAANMPKENVERAIKKATDKDTANYKEVLFEGYAPHGIAILIETATDNNNRTVANIRSYFNKCNGTLGTQGSVEFMFDHTCNFRIPAAGQDVEELELEMIDFGVEEIFADDEDGIVMYAPFESFGAIQKELENRGLEILSSGFERIPQITKELTEDQVADVEKLLEKIEEDDDVMNVYHTMQE, encoded by the coding sequence ATGGGAAGAGCATTTGAATTTAGAAAAGGAAGAAAAATGAAGCGTTGGGCAGCCATGGCCAAAGCATTTACGCGTATCGGAAAAGATATCGTTATGGCGGTAAAAGAAGGCGGGCCAAACCCCGAAGCCAACTCACGTTTGAGAGCTGTAATGCAAAATGCCAAAGCAGCGAACATGCCCAAAGAAAACGTAGAACGCGCCATCAAGAAGGCAACTGATAAAGATACGGCCAACTATAAAGAAGTGTTATTTGAAGGTTATGCACCGCACGGAATTGCCATCTTAATCGAAACTGCTACCGACAACAACAACCGAACAGTAGCCAATATTCGCAGCTATTTCAACAAATGTAACGGAACTTTAGGAACGCAAGGCTCGGTAGAATTCATGTTCGATCACACTTGCAATTTCCGCATCCCGGCAGCCGGTCAAGACGTAGAAGAACTAGAATTGGAAATGATTGACTTTGGTGTAGAAGAAATTTTCGCCGATGACGAAGACGGAATCGTAATGTACGCGCCGTTTGAAAGTTTCGGTGCCATCCAAAAAGAATTGGAAAACCGCGGTTTGGAGATCTTGTCCTCGGGATTTGAAAGAATTCCTCAGATTACCAAAGAACTGACGGAAGATCAAGTGGCCGACGTAGAAAAACTATTAGAAAAAATTGAAGAAGACGATGATGTGATGAACGTATATCACACCATGCAAGAATAA
- a CDS encoding S41 family peptidase, giving the protein MTKFLVAASLFPFLLFGQTEKNPCETLSKINLLIQENHYKPKPVDDSLSVYVFKTFLSQLDEENRLFIEPEIKALQKHERKIDDYLKENNCSFLDDFYTAYSKTITRYKVLLAAIKKEPFPLNSAEKVQFSKEAFPYAKEEKELKHLYKKRLLYNILRDVAELSTNKDSLTANFEKLAAASKTKVFEKSECKIHSYEMSKAEFNSVFFTVFCSYFDPHTEYFSQSEKSSFYSTVSSDNLTFGLYLSTNENDEMTVDDIIPGSSAYFTEKISKGDTVLKVKYKNEEYEIACSSMKKIDEIITSNEYKTADFTFRKKSGETFSVQLNKKVMKDYQNNVYSFKLKKENSTFGYIRIPSFYATFENGKSSVSGDVAKEIYKLQQDRIDGLIIDIENNGGGSMEEAIRLSGLFIDAGPLAVMNNNKNKKEILKDMNRGTIYNGPMIVMINGFSASASEFFANAMQDYSRALIIGNRSLGKASMQRIFPLNSENDEFLKLTLEKFYRVTGKSNQYSGIIPDVEIPVLFDKQMPREDSNKTALKNDEIGIKVKYNRLANERIKTNVINLSQYRIDNDKLASDIKILNAKINPLYENDLPPIPLQFSAVFDDVAKMNLLWKEIQSTNERTYPIAVEQNSTDDEYQKYDDYLKSCNIERIKNIKQNYHILEALNILNDVKNFKP; this is encoded by the coding sequence GTGACCAAATTTCTTGTAGCAGCGAGTTTATTCCCTTTCCTTCTTTTTGGACAAACCGAAAAGAATCCTTGTGAAACTTTATCAAAAATCAACTTGCTTATTCAGGAAAACCACTATAAACCTAAACCGGTAGACGATAGTTTATCGGTTTATGTTTTTAAAACATTCCTCAGTCAATTAGACGAAGAAAATCGCTTGTTTATTGAGCCCGAAATCAAAGCGCTTCAAAAGCACGAACGCAAAATCGATGATTATCTCAAGGAAAATAATTGCAGCTTTTTAGACGATTTTTATACAGCTTACTCCAAAACCATCACAAGATACAAAGTACTATTGGCGGCTATCAAAAAGGAACCTTTCCCGTTAAACAGTGCCGAAAAAGTACAATTCTCCAAAGAGGCTTTTCCTTATGCTAAAGAAGAAAAAGAGTTAAAACATTTATACAAAAAAAGGTTACTCTATAATATACTTCGGGATGTGGCCGAATTGAGCACCAATAAAGATTCGCTTACCGCTAATTTTGAAAAATTGGCCGCAGCTAGTAAAACTAAGGTTTTTGAAAAAAGCGAATGCAAAATTCACAGTTACGAGATGAGTAAAGCCGAGTTCAATTCGGTTTTCTTTACCGTTTTTTGCTCTTATTTTGATCCGCATACCGAATATTTTTCCCAAAGCGAAAAGTCGTCCTTTTACTCCACGGTGAGTTCCGACAACCTTACTTTTGGGCTCTACCTTTCTACCAATGAGAATGACGAAATGACTGTAGACGATATTATTCCGGGAAGTTCGGCCTACTTTACCGAAAAAATCAGCAAAGGCGATACCGTATTAAAAGTCAAATACAAAAACGAAGAATATGAAATTGCCTGCTCTTCGATGAAAAAAATTGATGAAATCATTACTTCAAACGAATACAAAACTGCCGATTTCACCTTCAGAAAAAAAAGCGGTGAAACCTTCAGCGTTCAACTGAACAAAAAGGTAATGAAAGATTATCAGAATAATGTATACAGCTTTAAATTAAAAAAAGAAAACAGCACATTTGGTTATATTCGAATTCCAAGTTTCTATGCCACTTTTGAGAATGGAAAATCGAGTGTCAGCGGTGATGTAGCCAAAGAAATTTACAAACTGCAACAAGACCGAATCGACGGATTAATTATTGATATAGAAAACAACGGCGGCGGTTCTATGGAAGAAGCCATTCGCCTTTCGGGTTTATTTATCGATGCCGGACCGTTGGCTGTAATGAACAACAATAAAAACAAAAAAGAAATTCTCAAAGACATGAATCGCGGTACTATTTATAATGGTCCGATGATTGTAATGATCAATGGTTTTTCAGCTTCGGCCAGTGAATTTTTTGCCAATGCCATGCAAGATTACAGTCGCGCCTTAATTATTGGAAACCGGTCTTTGGGCAAAGCTTCTATGCAGCGAATATTTCCGTTAAACAGTGAAAACGATGAGTTTTTAAAACTGACTTTAGAAAAATTTTACCGCGTTACCGGAAAAAGCAACCAATACAGCGGCATTATACCTGATGTAGAAATTCCGGTTTTGTTTGACAAACAAATGCCACGGGAAGACAGCAATAAAACCGCTTTAAAAAACGATGAAATCGGCATCAAGGTCAAATACAATCGTTTGGCCAACGAGCGCATAAAAACCAATGTCATCAATTTAAGTCAATACCGAATTGACAATGACAAATTAGCTTCAGATATTAAAATACTCAATGCGAAAATAAATCCGCTTTACGAAAACGACTTGCCTCCGATACCACTCCAGTTTTCGGCCGTTTTTGATGATGTAGCTAAGATGAATTTACTTTGGAAAGAAATCCAGTCTACCAACGAAAGAACTTATCCCATAGCTGTGGAGCAAAATTCAACCGATGATGAATACCAAAAATACGATGACTATTTAAAAAGCTGCAACATCGAAAGAATCAAAAATATCAAACAAAACTATCATATTTTGGAAGCGCTCAATATTCTAAACGATGTTAAAAACTTCAAACCATAA
- the gcvT gene encoding glycine cleavage system aminomethyltransferase GcvT: protein MKNTALTHVHESLGAKMVPFAGYNMPVQYEGVNAEHETVRNGVGVFDVSHMGEFLLTGENALALIQKVTSNDASVLEIGRAQYSCLPNNDGGIVDDLIVYRMKEDQYLLVVNASNIEKDWNWIASHNDLGVDMKNISEDYSLLAIQGPKAVEAMQSLTSVDLSAIKYYHFEVGPFAGIEHVIISATGYTGSGGFEIYCKNSDVEQVWNKVFEAGAAFGIKPIGLAARDTLRLEMGFCLYGNDINDTTSPLEAGLGWITKFNKTFTNSENLLKQKEAGVSRKLIGFELVERGIPRHDYEIVDAEGNNIGIVTSGTMAPSLGKGIGMGYVKTEFSAVDSDIYIQIRNNKVKAKVVKLPFYKKP from the coding sequence ATGAAAAACACAGCTTTAACACACGTTCATGAAAGTTTAGGAGCCAAAATGGTACCGTTTGCCGGATACAACATGCCGGTTCAATATGAAGGTGTGAATGCCGAACATGAAACCGTAAGAAATGGCGTGGGCGTTTTTGACGTGTCACATATGGGAGAATTTTTGCTTACGGGAGAGAATGCTTTGGCACTGATTCAAAAAGTAACATCTAATGACGCTTCGGTATTAGAAATCGGGCGTGCACAATATTCGTGTTTACCTAATAACGATGGTGGAATTGTAGACGATTTAATCGTTTACCGTATGAAAGAAGACCAATATTTATTGGTAGTAAACGCTTCTAATATTGAAAAAGACTGGAATTGGATTGCTTCGCACAATGACTTAGGTGTCGACATGAAAAATATTTCTGAAGACTATTCTTTGTTGGCCATCCAAGGACCAAAAGCCGTAGAAGCCATGCAATCGCTAACTTCAGTGGATTTATCGGCTATTAAATATTACCATTTTGAAGTCGGCCCGTTTGCCGGGATTGAACATGTCATTATTTCTGCCACAGGTTATACCGGTTCTGGCGGATTTGAGATTTACTGTAAAAATTCAGACGTTGAACAAGTTTGGAACAAAGTATTCGAAGCCGGCGCTGCTTTTGGCATTAAACCAATTGGCTTAGCAGCACGCGATACCTTGCGTTTAGAAATGGGATTCTGCTTGTATGGAAATGACATCAATGATACTACTTCTCCATTAGAAGCCGGTTTGGGTTGGATTACCAAATTCAACAAAACCTTCACCAATTCGGAGAATCTTTTAAAACAAAAAGAAGCCGGTGTTAGCCGCAAACTAATTGGTTTCGAATTAGTAGAAAGAGGCATTCCGCGTCATGATTACGAAATTGTTGATGCTGAAGGTAATAATATCGGAATTGTAACTTCGGGAACTATGGCACCATCTTTGGGGAAAGGAATCGGAATGGGTTATGTTAAAACTGAGTTTTCAGCGGTTGACAGCGACATCTACATCCAAATCAGAAACAATAAAGTAAAAGCAAAAGTGGTTAAATTACCCTTTTATAAAAAACCATAA
- the fahA gene encoding fumarylacetoacetase: MPNTTNNPNRKSWLNVPTDSDFPIQNIPFGVFLTKEDVITIGTRIGDYAIDLGALQQLNYFEGIDLTDDMFMQDTLNDFISDGKKTWRLVRNRIGDIFDSNNPKLRDNPEHREIVIFKMEEVEMQLPVLIGDYTDFYSSKEHATNVGKMFRDPANALLPNWLHIPVGYHGRSSTIIPSGIPVHRPMGQTLPNGETTPVFGPSRSVDFELETAFITTDANIMGENIPVTEAEDYIFGMVLLNDWSARDIQKWEYVPLGPFLAKNFASSISPWIVTMDALEPFRCKGPNQEPMPLPYLQQKGKNAFDINLEVYIEPENVEPTLVSKSNFKYMYWSMSQQLAHHTSNGCRVNSGDMMGSGTISGPTPDSFGSMLELTWGGKNPITMNDGSERKFINDNDTVIMKGYCKNSSIRIGFGEVATKLLPPFVRK; encoded by the coding sequence TGGTGTATTTCTGACTAAGGAAGACGTAATTACTATCGGCACAAGAATTGGCGATTATGCTATCGATTTAGGTGCCTTGCAACAGTTAAATTATTTTGAAGGAATTGATTTGACTGACGATATGTTCATGCAAGACACGCTAAATGATTTTATTTCGGACGGAAAAAAAACATGGCGCTTAGTCAGAAACCGTATTGGAGATATTTTTGACAGCAATAACCCAAAACTAAGAGATAATCCGGAGCACCGAGAAATAGTGATTTTTAAAATGGAAGAAGTAGAAATGCAACTTCCGGTATTGATTGGTGATTATACTGATTTTTATTCGAGTAAAGAACACGCCACTAATGTAGGTAAAATGTTCCGCGACCCGGCGAATGCCTTGTTGCCAAACTGGCTACACATACCGGTTGGATACCACGGAAGAAGTTCTACCATTATTCCATCGGGAATTCCGGTTCACCGACCAATGGGTCAAACCCTACCCAATGGTGAAACTACCCCTGTTTTTGGTCCGTCACGCTCAGTCGATTTCGAATTAGAAACCGCTTTCATTACTACCGATGCCAATATCATGGGCGAAAACATTCCGGTAACAGAAGCTGAAGATTATATTTTCGGTATGGTTTTACTCAATGATTGGAGCGCACGTGATATCCAAAAATGGGAATATGTGCCACTCGGGCCTTTCTTAGCCAAAAACTTTGCTTCGTCAATTTCTCCTTGGATTGTTACTATGGATGCTTTGGAACCTTTCCGTTGCAAAGGACCTAACCAAGAACCTATGCCGCTTCCCTATTTACAACAAAAAGGGAAAAATGCTTTCGACATCAATTTAGAAGTCTATATAGAACCTGAAAATGTGGAACCGACTTTAGTTTCAAAATCAAACTTTAAGTACATGTATTGGTCCATGTCACAACAATTGGCACATCATACTTCAAACGGTTGTCGCGTAAATTCGGGTGATATGATGGGTTCAGGAACCATTTCGGGACCGACACCGGATAGCTTTGGCTCTATGCTGGAATTGACTTGGGGCGGAAAAAATCCAATTACCATGAATGATGGTTCGGAACGCAAATTTATCAACGATAACGATACGGTAATTATGAAAGGATACTGCAAAAACAGTTCTATTCGTATCGGGTTCGGAGAAGTAGCCACCAAACTTTTACCGCCATTTGTTAGAAAATAA